One window of the Colletotrichum destructivum chromosome 6, complete sequence genome contains the following:
- a CDS encoding Putative basic-leucine zipper domain-containing protein yields the protein MQHISHWLIDNLLCLRIGSGQICPRPPPPSRYPSSPPKPWFLCCPYLSTLFDFGTIPVDSNWTGIMAFDRSRSPSHPPCRTHPDPSSSLLGNQICLSGGQCSSCEDPGFEFISAAPTRDHLQGGLLLEPAIPCLNQMAQSGHPGSALLVEARYTSLSLYDVPLSEQTPFLAPTNDYHFHQQWAGQGYQTFEPVFSLGNSAGPTDSIHWERERPSHQASEAAITTTPGYSAVSWAPWSEDWSWYQELQQNLQQSQPVVFSQPPQCPTPAASPLAMDAAWHPATSGQTRPEPDSRTTTTKKKVTMSVKEPLEPHSSSTAQHCAKRARVEAGSEPSPVTPISCVKGDNKGEDSDISRALRGPERKKTYRVKNRAAAKRCREKTTQYEMDLVNKEKQVTQERVYLDSCVTALKNEVTSHTHFPTTPPFRPPKKEGIPTNTSMFN from the exons ATGCAGCACATCAGCCACTGGCTGATTGACAATCTTCTCTGTCTACGGATAG GGTCTGGTCAAATatgccctcgcccgccccctccctccaggTATCCGTCATCGCCTCCTAAACCCTGGTTTCTTTGCTGTCCGTATCTTTCTACACTGTTTGACTTCGGAACTATACCCGTCGACAGCAATTGGACCGGAATCATGGCTTTCGACCGATCCCGTTCTCCATCCCATCCACCATGTCGCACCCATCCTGATCCCTCATCATCTCTTCTCGGTAATCAAATCTGTCTTTCAGGAGGCCAATGTAGCTCCTGCGAGGACCCAGGGTTTGAGTTTATTTCCGCAGCACCAACTCGAGATCACCTCCAaggcggcctgctgctggagcCTGCCATCCCATGTTT AAATCAAATGGCTCAGTCAGGTCATCCCGGCTCAGCCCTGCTGGTTGAGGCACGATACACGTCCCTGTCTCTTTATGACGTACCACTGTCGGAGCAGACACCCTTCTTGGCTCCCACCAACGACTACCATTTCCATCAGCAGTGGGCTGGGCAGGGTTACCAGACTTTTGAGCCAGTATTTTCTCTCGGCAACTCTGCAGGACCGACGGACTCGATTCATTGGGAGAGGGAACGACCGAGCCATCAGGCGTCAGAGGCGGCCATAACGACGACCCCGGGTTACTCGGCTGTCAGCTGGGCGCCGTGGTCCGAAGACTGGTCCTGGTACCAAGAGCTTCAGCAAAATCTCCAGCAATCACAACCGGTCGTCTTCAGCCAGCCGCCACAATGTCCAACACCGGCTGCCTCCCCCCTTGCCATGGACGCAGCTTGGCATCCTGCTACCAGCGGTCAAACCCGGCCAGAGCCAGACTCTAGGACCACCACAACGAAGAAAAAAGTAACGATGTCGGTAAAAGAACCATTGGAACCGCATAGTTCGTCGACGGCCCAACACTGCGCCAAGAGGGCACGCGTTGAAGCTGGCAGCGAACCCTCTCCCGTCACCCCGATTTCGTGTGTCAAAGGCGATAACAAGGGCGAAGACAGCGACATTTCTCGGGCGCTGCGAGGCCCggaaaggaagaagacatATCGCGTCAAGAATCGAGCGGCCGCCAAGCGCTGCCGCGAGAAGACGACGCAGTACGAGATGGACCTGGTcaacaaggagaagcaggTTACGCAGGAACGCGTGTACCTGGACTCTTGTGTGACAGCGCTCAAGAACGAGGTAACgtcacatacccactttccgaccacccccccattccGACCACCCAAAAAAGAGGGCattcccaccaacaccagtaTGTTCAATTAA
- a CDS encoding Putative zn(2)Cys(6) fungal-type DNA-binding domain-containing protein, whose amino-acid sequence MVFFVIPSLSIHPPACLFQLLSASALITPSRLLHVCASYHQSLANLVAHKACRGLPVLKVTMKPQREILPAAPIAASSASSERESTPRSATGTASSALRRCPQTKIACTSCRRRKSKCDGQRPVCSMCAGMDRTRCEYDADPGVTRFAALKSKHEELQRRVALFEKLFRLLSMRSEAESVEIIRRMRTANIETDLEDFIKFIKNADLLMQLVSAQSNQTPPASEESSVDTHLLTIPLADISSLVELLRSAVSKLDASAQTALLDTIRHDIAVFTSQEGGRSGSAPRKQ is encoded by the exons ATGGTCTTTTTTGTCATACCCTCCCTCTCGATTCATCCACCCGCGTGCCTATTTCAATTACTGTCGGCGAGCGCGTTGATCACGCCGTCCCGACTATTACACGTCTGTGCCTCCTATCACCAGTCCTTGGCAAACCTGGTCGCCCACAAGGCTTGCCGTGGTCTCCCTGTGCTCAAGGTCACGATGAAACCTCAGCGAGAGATCCTACCCGCAGCCCCAATAGCAGCTAGCAGCGCTTCATCAGAACGGGAGTCGACCCCGCGATCCGCCACCGGGACCGCCTCGAGTGCGCTTAGACGCTGTCCCCAGACAAAGATTGCTTGCACctcatgtcgtcgtcggaagTCAAAGTGCGATGGCCAGCGTCCCGTGTGCTCCATGTGCGCCGGCATGGATCGTACTAGGTGTGAGTACGATGCCGACCCAGGCGTTACTCGCTTTGCCGCCCTCAAAAGCAAGCACGAGGAACTGCAGCGCCGCGTCGCTCTTTTTGAGAAGCTTTTCCGCCTGCTGTCGATGcgctccgaggccgagtctGTCGAAATCATCCGCCGCATGCGCACCGCCAACATCGAAACGGACCTTGAAGACTTCATCAAGTTCATCAAGAACGCCGACTTGTTGATGCAACTAGTCTCCGCCCAGTCAAACCAGACACCCCCCGCCTCAGAGGAGTCGAGTGTCGACACGCACCTCCTAACCATACCCCTGGCCGACATATCCTCTCTCGTCGAGCTTTT AAGATCTGCCGTTTCCAAACTCGACGCCTCGGCCCAGACTGCTTTACTAGACACGATTAGACATGATATAGCTGTCTTCACCTCACAAGAAGGCGGTCGATCAGGCTCCGCTCCGCGGAAACAGTGA